In Paenibacillus sp. 1781tsa1, one DNA window encodes the following:
- a CDS encoding stalk domain-containing protein — MKKKVVLGLMVGTLTLGIGTGALAATGLEQIKAYLNSKITLKMDGATVTAKDANGKTVLPITYNGTTYLPVRAVGSLLGTEITYDSATSSVLIGGTNGSAPVTNGKVTLSALGTSVLGSTAWHTKDPKDTTYKGKDYKDVYLHNDPTKQGDDIQINTGKKYSSLHLELAALTGNQEIHIYDQDLATLKKFNITPESGMMSLDVDVKGTDAVYVKIVSEDPGSSLFVPLTTSYLTK; from the coding sequence ATGAAGAAGAAGGTTGTACTGGGTTTGATGGTAGGCACATTAACGCTTGGGATCGGGACGGGTGCACTCGCAGCAACAGGGTTGGAACAAATTAAAGCCTATCTAAACAGCAAGATTACGCTAAAAATGGATGGTGCCACGGTGACAGCCAAAGATGCCAATGGTAAAACGGTGTTGCCTATCACTTACAACGGAACGACTTATTTGCCTGTGCGTGCTGTGGGCTCATTACTTGGGACAGAGATCACATATGACAGTGCAACTTCATCCGTCCTGATTGGCGGAACGAATGGATCTGCGCCAGTAACGAACGGAAAAGTAACGCTGAGTGCACTTGGAACATCCGTACTGGGATCTACCGCTTGGCACACCAAAGATCCTAAGGATACCACATATAAGGGCAAGGATTACAAGGATGTTTATCTGCATAATGATCCTACGAAACAGGGGGATGATATCCAGATTAATACGGGTAAAAAGTATTCTTCTCTGCACTTGGAACTTGCCGCGCTAACAGGAAATCAGGAGATTCATATCTATGATCAGGATCTCGCGACACTCAAGAAGTTCAATATCACTCCAGAAAGCGGTATGATGAGTCTAGATGTGGATGTTAAAGGTACAGACGCTGTCTATGTCAAGATTGTATCTGAAGATCCGGGTTCATCACTGTTTGTACCGCTCACAACATCGTATCTGACGAAGTAA
- a CDS encoding ring-cleaving dioxygenase: MQIKGLHHVSALTAHADQNYRFYTNIMGLRLIKKTVNQDDVSVYHLFYGDEKGNPGTELTFFEIPMAGQTREGVNSISGTSLRVPNDAALTYWQQRFDEFEVPHGEIVERGGRATLSFTDFEGQRLILVSDENNTGVAGGKPWDQSPVPAEYGIVGLGPIHLTVKDASLTTPVLTELLGFRAKGSYPAFTPGQPDVLVFESGEGGSGSEVHVEERNDLAQERPGRGSVHHVAFRVDNEEELKQWVERVHNFRFPNSGFVDRFYFRSLYFREANGILFELATDGPGFDTDEEMEHLGESLALPPFLEGRRAEIEANLKPLDTMIR, from the coding sequence ATGCAAATCAAAGGACTTCACCACGTATCAGCTCTAACCGCACATGCCGATCAGAACTATCGTTTCTACACCAATATCATGGGTCTGCGCCTCATCAAAAAAACAGTCAACCAGGACGACGTGTCCGTCTACCATCTCTTCTATGGTGATGAGAAAGGCAATCCGGGTACCGAACTTACCTTCTTCGAGATTCCGATGGCCGGACAGACTCGTGAAGGCGTGAACAGCATATCCGGAACGTCACTGCGCGTTCCAAATGATGCGGCACTTACTTACTGGCAGCAGCGTTTTGACGAATTCGAAGTCCCACATGGAGAGATTGTTGAACGGGGTGGTCGTGCCACGCTTTCGTTCACAGACTTTGAAGGACAACGTCTGATTCTGGTCTCGGATGAAAATAATACAGGTGTCGCTGGTGGCAAACCATGGGATCAGAGCCCTGTGCCTGCTGAATATGGCATTGTGGGCCTTGGCCCCATCCATCTTACGGTAAAAGATGCTTCCCTTACCACTCCGGTTCTTACCGAACTGCTTGGTTTCAGAGCCAAAGGAAGTTACCCTGCCTTTACTCCAGGTCAGCCGGATGTACTCGTTTTTGAATCCGGCGAAGGTGGCAGCGGCTCCGAGGTGCATGTTGAGGAACGAAATGACCTTGCCCAAGAACGTCCTGGACGTGGCAGCGTACACCATGTTGCGTTCCGTGTGGACAATGAAGAAGAATTGAAACAATGGGTGGAACGGGTTCATAACTTCCGATTCCCTAACTCCGGTTTTGTAGATCGTTTCTACTTCCGCTCCCTGTATTTCCGTGAAGCAAACGGTATTCTGTTCGAGCTTGCAACCGATGGTCCGGGATTTGATACAGATGAAGAAATGGAGCATCTGGGAGAATCACTGGCGCTGCCTCCCTTCCTCGAAGGACGACGCGCTGAGATTGAAGCGAACCTAAAACCACTGGATACCATGATCCGCTAA